Genomic window (Streptomyces cadmiisoli):
AAGGCCGTGCGGCGCAGGTGGGTACCGGGCTCGGGCTCCTCACCGATCAGCACGGCGTTGAAGAGGTCCACGGTGACGAAGTCCGCGAGGCGCGGCACCGCGAGCTCGGCCAGCTCCTCCGCGGTGCGGGTGACGTCCAGGCTGGTCCCGATACCGACCCCGGCCGCGTACAGCATGTCGAGCCGTTCCCGCGCGACGTCCGCCCGGCCGGACAGGGCCCGCAGTTCCGTCGAGTCGCGCAGGGTCGTGACACTGCCGGCCGGACCGCCGCGCAGGTCGGTGGGCCGCTGGTTGACGGCCAGCAGCCGGTCCTTGACCCGGTGGACCTCGTCCGTGGCGAACCGTCCCGACGCGAGCAGTTCGGCCGTGCCGGGCTCCAGACCCAGGTCCCGGACATGACGGCCCTCGGCGTCGTCCGGCAGACCGAGCAGCCGGCGTGCCTCGTCGTTGGCGAGCAGCAGCCCGCCGTCCCCGCCGAGGATCAGCACGCCCTCCCGCACGGCGTGCAGCACCGCGTCGTGGTGCTCGTACATCCGGGTCATCTCACGCGGGCCGAGGCCGCGGGTCTGCCGCAGCAGACGGCGGCTCACCAGCGCCGTGCCGACGGTCGCCACGGCCAGTGCGCCGGCCATGCTGAACAGCACCAGCGGCAGCTGGCGGTTGGCCGCGCCGCCCACGCGCTCGGTGGTCACGCCGGCCGACACCAGGCCCACCACCTCCCCGTTCCGAGCCTCGACCGGCACGATGGCCTGCACGAGCGGGCCGATGGTGCCGTGCACCTCCTCGGTGACGCTGCGCCCGGCCAGCGCCGGCTCGATGTTCCCGACGAACTTCTTGCCGATGCGGTCCGGCAGCGGATGGGTGTAGCGGATCCCGTCGGTGTTCATGACGACGACGAAGTCGACGTGGGTCGCCTTCCGGGTCGCCTCGGCCCGCGGTTGCAGCACGGCCGTGGGATCCGGGCTGCGCAGCGCCGCCGCCGTGCCCGGCGCGTTGGCGAACGTCTCCGCGACGCTCAGCGAGCGGTTGCGGGCCTCCACGGCGCTGTCGTAGCGGGCCTGAAGGACCAGGGCGACCACGGCCACCACGACCAGCAACAGCACGATGACGACCTGGAGGACGAAGACCTGCCCGGCCACACTGCGTCCGCTCAGGGCCGACCACACCGCTGCCCACGGCCGCCGCCTCGGGCGGCCGTTCCCCGATGGCTTGCCCTCCGGTGAGCCGTCCGGCGCGGGCCGCGAGGACCATGTCCGCCACTCGCGCACCCGCGACCGGCGGGCAGCGGTGCGCGGGGTGCGTACCGCTCGGAGTGGGCTGGTGGACCAGGGCCCGGATCGACCCAATTGTCGGACCATGAGCCCTGTCTACACTCCCGCGCCCCGGGAGGCGAGGGACGTCACGCACGGTGGTGGGGCATACGCGGGCGGCCCGGCGCCTCAGCGGGGCGGCCGGGCGCGGCGGGCGGCGAGCAGCAGCGCGATGTCGTCGGGCCGGTCGGCGGCGTGCCGGGCCCCGACGGTGAGCCGGTCCACCACGGCCGGCAGCGAGCGGCCACCGGGCCGTCCGGCCGAGGCGCCCGCCCTGGCCAGCGCCACCCGCAGGGTGCTGATCCCCTCGTCGATGTCGGCACCGGGCCGCTCGACGAGCCCGTCCGTGTACAGCGCGAGGACCGCGCCGGGCTCCATCGACAGCTCCGTCACCGGGTACTGGGCGAGCGGGTCGACCCCGAGCACCACACCACCCGGGATGTCCACGATGTGGGTGCGGCCGTCCGCGTGGCGCAGCAGCGGCGGCGGATGGCCGGCGCGGGCGACCCGGGCCAGACCGGTGCCGGGGTCCAGACGGACGTAGCAGCAGGACGCGAACTGGCCCGGATCGAGGTCGATGAGCAGATGGTTGGTACTGCTCAGGACCTCGTCGGGCGGCCGGTCGTCGAGCGCGAACGCCCGCACCGCGCTGCGCAACTGCCCCATGGTGGCGGCCGCCTGCACCCCGTGACCCTGAACGTCCCCGATCACCAGGGCGACACCGTCGCCCGCCTCGACGACGTCGTACCAGTCCCCGCCCACGTCCATGCCCTGTGTGCCGGGCAGATAGCGGCCGGCGGTCTCCAGCTGCGGGTGATCGGGCAGCCGGCGGGGCAGCAGGGCGCGCTGGAGTCCGCGGGCGAGCGCCGCCTCGCTCTCGTAGCGCTGCGCCTTCTCCATGGCGTGCGCGATCAGCCCGGCGAGCGCCGTGAGGACGGTGCGCTCCTCCACGCTGAAGCTGCGCGACCGGTCGAAACCCAGGATGCAGGAGCCCACCGGGCGTCCCGAGGCGATCAGCGGCAGGAAGGCACGGGCGCCCTCCGTCGCGTCGAGGGGGATGCCGGGATAGGCGGCGGACAACTGCTGCATCGAGTCGAAGAACAGCGGCTGACCCGTGGCCAGTGTCTCCACGCCGGGCAGACGGGCGTCCAGGCCCACGCCCTCGAACGGGGCGAGGAAACCGGGCGGGAACCCGGTCTCCCAGGCCAGGAAGAGGTGCCGGTCCTGCAGCAGATAGATGGCGAGGCGACGCCCGCCGAACGCGGGCAGCAGCTCCTGCATGACGACTGCCGACACCTGCCGGGCGGTGGCCGCCTCCGTCAGCGCGATGGCGAGCACGATCGGGCGGTGGACCAGCGACGTCGCGTCCACCTCGACACCGGCGGCGTCTGCGTGCCCGGGTGCGTCGCAGGCTTCCTCGGCGTCCTGGTCCGCCGGGACGACGGTGCAGGTCAGGAGGTCCGGCCCGGGGTGGACGGAAACGGCCAGCCAGACCCCGTCGTGCGGATCGTCCGGCGCACCGCCGCGGTCGGGCCGGTGCACGTGGAAGTGCACCGGTTCGGGCGACAGCAGCGCCGCACGCAGATGGTCCTCGCAGGCCGCCCGGCCCAGCCACGGCACGCCGTCCCACAGCGGCCGGCCGAGGAACCGGGCCCGCGGCTCCCCGAGGAGTTCCGCGGCGCGCGGATTGGCGTAGCCGATCAGGCCCAGCCGGTCCACGCAGAACACGCCCTGGGGGAGCTGGTCGGCGACCGTCTCGGCCACCGAGCCCGCGTCCAGCACGATCCCGCCGACGGCGTGACGGGCCGACGCACCGGTGTCGCGGTGGGTCACGACCGGATTCCACAGCTCCACCAGCCGCGCAGCGCCGTCCAGGGTGTGCACGCGCAGCGGCTCGGGCGGTGGTCCGCCGCCGGCCGCCCGCCGCAGGGAGAGGAACAGCAGGTCCGCGTCGTGCGGTCCCACCGCAGAGGTCAGGGTCGCGGCCGGGCACGCCAGGTGCTCCCGCGGCAGCCGCAGCAGGTCCCGCGCGGTGTCGTCCGCGAGGAGCGCCTCGCTCGCCGGGTCCCACGTGAAGCGCCCGATCCGGCACTCCGCCGGCCTGGCGCCGGGCGGCCGTACGTTCAGCGGCTCGTCGTCCCAGACGAGGGGCTCCCCGCCCTCCTCCAGACGTCGTACCGCCACCCCCAGGTCCTCGGCCAGCTCCGCCAGGCGATCGCGGTCGGCCAGCAGTTCGGTGGCGTCCGGCGCCGCCGGTCGCATCAGTGTCAGCACACCGAGGCGTGAGGTCCGTCCGCTGACCGGCAGGCAGATCGTCCCCACCGGGATCGGCAGACCGGCCGCGAACTGGGGGTAGCGGCGCATGGCTTCGGTGGCGTTCGGCAGTACCACCTGGACCCCCAGCCGGTAGGCGTCGGCCACCGGGAAACTGCGGTGCACGTGCAGCCGCCACCAGGGCCGGAACAGCGGCCCGGGCAGCCCCACCAGGGCCGCGAGCCGCAGTACGCCGGGAGCCGTGGACCGCAGGTAGATGCCCGCCGCCCGACCGCTGGTGACGCGGACCGCCTCGGCCGCGGCGTCGGCCAGCAGCTCGGCCGGCCGCCCGGCCGTTCCCTTCCGGTCCTCGGCGCTCCCAGTCATCGGACCCACCTCGTCCCCCGCGCCGTCGCGCGGGTGACACAGCAAGAATGCGTCAGGACGCCCCCTGTCCGCACCCGGGCGGGTCCGCGGCCCGGGCGAGGCGCACAGCCGCTCCGGGCGCCCGGTCGTGCCCCGGTCGCGTTCCCGGTCACTTTGCCGGTCACTTTGCCGGAACGGCAACGGACTTCGCCCCGTCCCGTCCTCGGCCCGGATGATCGGTGGGTACCGGCCGACCGCAAGGCGCCGGTCGCGCCCGCTTTCACCGCCGCAAGAGCCACCGCTCGGGGAGTGACCCATGACGAACCCGCCCGCCGACACCCTCGTCCACCGCTCGGTGCCCGCACCCGCCGGCCGGATCCACCTGGTCGAGCAGGGCAGCGGGCCGCTGGTGCTGCTCGTCCACGGCTTCCCCGAGGGCTGGTACTCCTGGCGCCACCAACTGCCCGCCCTGGCCGCGGCGGGCTTCCGCGCCGTGGCGGTCGACGTGCGCGGCTACGGCCGGTCCTCCCGGCCGGAGGCCGTCGACGCCTACCGGATGGTGGAGCTGGTCGAGGACGCCGTCGCCGTGGTCGCGGCCCTCGGTGAGCGGTCCGCGTCCATCGTCGGACACGACTGGGGCGCGAGCATCGCCGCCACGTCCGCGCTGCTGCGCCCCGACGTCTTCCACGCCGTGGCCCTGCTCGGCGTGCCCTACAGCCCGCCCGGCGGGCCCCGCCCGAGCGACGTCTTCGCCGCGATGGGCGGGCAGGAGGAGTTCTACGTGTCGTACTTCCAGCAGCCGGGCCGGGCCGAGGCGGAGATCGAGCCCGACGTGCGCGGCTGGTTGGCGGGCTTCCACGCCGCCCTGTCCGGCGACACCATGCCGGGCCCCGACGATCCCTCCCCGTACTTCGTCGGGCCCGGCGGCCGGCTGCGCGACCGGTTCCCGGCGGACCGGCTGCCCGCCTGGCTCGGCGAGCCGGAACTCGACCGTCTCGCCGGGGAGTTCGAGCGGACCGGTCTGAGCGGAGCGCTCAACCGGTACCGCAACGTGGACCGGGACTGGGCGGACCTGGCCGGCCACCGTGGCGCGCCCCTCACCCAGCCGTCCCTGTTCATCGGCGGCGCCCTGGACGCCTCCGTGTCGTGGCTCGCCGACGCGATCGCGGCGTTCCCCGACACCCTGCCCGGTCTGGTCGCCTCGCATCTGCTCGACGACTGCGGCCACTGGGTCCAGCAGGAGCGTCCGGACCGGGTCAACCGGATCCTGGTGGACTGGCTGACCGGGCTCGCCCGCTGACCCGCCCCGGCTCAGCTGCCGCGCAGCGTCCTCTTGGCGAGTTCGTACGCCGGGAGCATCGCCTCGTGCTCCGCGGTGTCCATCCCGCCGAGGTGCACGACGACCGGGCCGCGCGCGGTGACGACCGCGAAGGCGCGCTCCGCCTTCGGCTCCTCCAGCAGTTCGCTGGTGTACAGGTACTCCACCTCGGCGCCGGTGAGGCCGCCCGCCTCGAAGGTGCCGTAACGCTCCTTGCTCGCCTCGACCTCGGCCTCGACGAAGCCCTTCAGGACGGTGCGTGCGTCGTCCTCGCCCGGATCGGCGGTGAAGACGCGGAGGAAGCCGATGTGCCCGGCGGGCTTGGCGTCCACCTCGCAGGCGGCGGTGACCGGGCCCTGGCGGAGGAGGGCGTCGGCCACTTCCTCGGCCAGCTCGCCGTCCGCCTCGCCCGAAGCGCCCTCCACGGCCTCGGCCGTCCACTTCTCGGCGATGTCGAACGTCACCGGCAGCTCACAGGCCGATCCCGTGGCTCCGATGGTGCCGCCGCTCCTGGCGGTGCCACCGCCGTCGGCCGCGCCCGCGTCCTTCGACGCCGACGCCGACGGGTCGGCGGACGCTCCGGCATCCTCCTGCGCCCCGTCCGCGCACCCCGTCAGCAGACCCGCCGCCACGGCCGCGGTGATCAGTCCCCGCCGCGCTTTCCCCACCCCGACCTGCACCGCACTGTCTCCTCTCGGTTGAGCCGGGTCACTGTATCCGAGGCGTCGGCAGGGCGACGGACGCAGG
Coding sequences:
- a CDS encoding SpoIIE family protein phosphatase; protein product: MTGSAEDRKGTAGRPAELLADAAAEAVRVTSGRAAGIYLRSTAPGVLRLAALVGLPGPLFRPWWRLHVHRSFPVADAYRLGVQVVLPNATEAMRRYPQFAAGLPIPVGTICLPVSGRTSRLGVLTLMRPAAPDATELLADRDRLAELAEDLGVAVRRLEEGGEPLVWDDEPLNVRPPGARPAECRIGRFTWDPASEALLADDTARDLLRLPREHLACPAATLTSAVGPHDADLLFLSLRRAAGGGPPPEPLRVHTLDGAARLVELWNPVVTHRDTGASARHAVGGIVLDAGSVAETVADQLPQGVFCVDRLGLIGYANPRAAELLGEPRARFLGRPLWDGVPWLGRAACEDHLRAALLSPEPVHFHVHRPDRGGAPDDPHDGVWLAVSVHPGPDLLTCTVVPADQDAEEACDAPGHADAAGVEVDATSLVHRPIVLAIALTEAATARQVSAVVMQELLPAFGGRRLAIYLLQDRHLFLAWETGFPPGFLAPFEGVGLDARLPGVETLATGQPLFFDSMQQLSAAYPGIPLDATEGARAFLPLIASGRPVGSCILGFDRSRSFSVEERTVLTALAGLIAHAMEKAQRYESEAALARGLQRALLPRRLPDHPQLETAGRYLPGTQGMDVGGDWYDVVEAGDGVALVIGDVQGHGVQAAATMGQLRSAVRAFALDDRPPDEVLSSTNHLLIDLDPGQFASCCYVRLDPGTGLARVARAGHPPPLLRHADGRTHIVDIPGGVVLGVDPLAQYPVTELSMEPGAVLALYTDGLVERPGADIDEGISTLRVALARAGASAGRPGGRSLPAVVDRLTVGARHAADRPDDIALLLAARRARPPR
- a CDS encoding alpha/beta fold hydrolase; the protein is MTNPPADTLVHRSVPAPAGRIHLVEQGSGPLVLLVHGFPEGWYSWRHQLPALAAAGFRAVAVDVRGYGRSSRPEAVDAYRMVELVEDAVAVVAALGERSASIVGHDWGASIAATSALLRPDVFHAVALLGVPYSPPGGPRPSDVFAAMGGQEEFYVSYFQQPGRAEAEIEPDVRGWLAGFHAALSGDTMPGPDDPSPYFVGPGGRLRDRFPADRLPAWLGEPELDRLAGEFERTGLSGALNRYRNVDRDWADLAGHRGAPLTQPSLFIGGALDASVSWLADAIAAFPDTLPGLVASHLLDDCGHWVQQERPDRVNRILVDWLTGLAR
- a CDS encoding lipoprotein, which encodes MQVGVGKARRGLITAAVAAGLLTGCADGAQEDAGASADPSASASKDAGAADGGGTARSGGTIGATGSACELPVTFDIAEKWTAEAVEGASGEADGELAEEVADALLRQGPVTAACEVDAKPAGHIGFLRVFTADPGEDDARTVLKGFVEAEVEASKERYGTFEAGGLTGAEVEYLYTSELLEEPKAERAFAVVTARGPVVVHLGGMDTAEHEAMLPAYELAKRTLRGS